In Acinetobacter sp. YWS30-1, the genomic window TTACTTAATAAAAATTTAAAGCATTAACTTATGTAAATTAAGTAACTTACGTAAGTTACTTAATTTGATCTAATACGATTTTTTGTAGTTCTTCAGCAGATAGCTTCTCTAGTTGACTAATAGCAGCTTTTAAAATGATAGAACGATTGGCCTTAGCAACTCTACAATTCACCAAAAGAGTATCTATTTGATGATTGACATCTTCAGTTAAAGAGAAGGTATATCTTTTATAAGTTTGCTGTGTTGGCTCTATCTTCTTAATACGTTTAGTTGCACCTTGAATAAAGTCCTCGATTTTTTCTTCGTTTAAACCTTGCTCAGATTTTTTTAAGCCTTTAAGTGCCATTAAAGATCTCCTAAAAACTCTTTAGCAATTTGTTCAATTTCTTGTTTAGCTTTTTCATCAGATGACATTTCAAAGACCGACAATCCATTTTCATCAGCATCATCATAGATATTTCGATTACACGTAAAATTGTTAAGTGGAATCAAATCAAAAGATTCACATGCTTCTTTGGCATCTAATATTCTTTGAAACTGACTTGGTAAAGTTGGACATTGCGTAATAACTGCTCGAGTATAAAGCTCTGGATTTACAGCTTTAGCTAATCGGATCAACTTTTCAACATGAACCAATGTTTTTAGATCACGTCTTTTAGGACGAAATGGCAATAACATATGGGTTGCAATAGTCATTGCTGAACGTAAAGCCTCAGAATCTTGACCACCTGCAT contains:
- a CDS encoding AAA family ATPase; this translates as MIILVGGEKGGSGKSCLAQNLAVYLQAKKRDILLLDADPQGTTTDWIKERDDNNKVESIPSVQAAGNIRQILLDLSKRYQDIIIDAGGQDSEALRSAMTIATHMLLPFRPKRRDLKTLVHVEKLIRLAKAVNPELYTRAVITQCPTLPSQFQRILDAKEACESFDLIPLNNFTCNRNIYDDADENGLSVFEMSSDEKAKQEIEQIAKEFLGDL